The genomic stretch agttcttcGAAGAATAAACTCAcgtttttgtagcaaaactcggtaacagatgtttctgttggtttccgtccgccatgttggtgctcatccggatgggcaccacCATGGCGtcattacaaagtgcgatggatttattacaaattgcgacaggtattacaacgtgcgatgattattacaaattgcgacagtacagcgtctccatacaaatctctataaatttaggtaaaacgtttcttcgaatatctcgtatacgaaataattacctctgacctgaatcttggggagggtctttgcatatttacctcctttcatttcccagattctggactttatctttgaaagtttttttatttttattttgatctcttttaaatggcgtgacactgacaATCAGCAATTCGATTATCAAAAAGTATTCGATCTAATTGACCACAGGATACTTGTTGATAATTTATGTAGATTAGTTCTACTGGATAATTGATGTTCTATCCCGGCGTTCTCAGGGGATCAAGCTAGCTAAGGGGGGTTACTCCAAGTGGGGCTCTCTCACCtctttgccccccccccccccccccagagaACAAAGCTAGGGCCTTGATTGGTTGTTccttattttgatcaaaaatctAAGTCTTCGTGGAAATTTCAACACCCGGCTCTGGAAGTACGTCGATGACACGACAACGTCAGAAGTAGTCGCTAAGGGTGGTGCGATTAATACACAACATATAGCAGACTGTGTAGCTCAGTGGTTCTTAGATAGAGagcttaaagggacacagtcatcTATGGGACCTAATCAGAAACATCTATAATCAGAAAAACCGAAcatactttcaaataaaattcgTTAAATTAGCTGCGTATTGAAAagtgccaaaaaactgaacctAAAAGTAAAAATCCTATAAAATTCTCCGACATTCGCAGAAGTGATGCACGTAATGTGAGAAGCTAAAAATTCTATTTGGATGTTGTAGTCTcaggatcgtgttttgagctaacggagaaattatttcttgaaaaactttatttaaaaactcaTAAATTAACCCTTGAAAGCAGTTCGCGTAAGACAAACTTGGCTTgcggatccgttcacgcaagtaaaatcggctgagctcatggaaaaaattattcaacTCAAATATCAAATCAGGGCGCTCAAGCCGATCTCAAAATGTACAAAACGTCTAAGATCAAATATTTACTAATACataattctctttttaaaaacgttattAATTGTTCTTGACTAAAGAGTACAAAATGTACCTGcaaattcttcaaaaacttcGCTGCTTGATTGCGTTTCAAAACAGGCCAAGCGCTCCGACGAcggaaatgttttgaatttcgAATTTTTCGCAGgacaattttgtaaaaaaaaagagccTCCCTTTGTCCAATAGAAGAAAGCtaagcattcttttgaactttccctTTCCATCTGTGTCTTTTAGCGGCGTATTTTTAACCTGGAAATGCAAATATCGTCTTGTAAACCAATGCTTTGAGCAGTCTCATTTTTGTCTTACTGTTGAAGATTTTTCTCCATACCTCTAAATTTCGCTTGGatcacgtgacccgaaacgctttggccgcgcggaataaagAGGCCTAGGAACTAGGCAAGttgtcgtcgtcatcatcatcatcatcttacGCGGCGTGATGAGCGTCGTTATCATCACTTTCACAATTATTCTCCTTTTTCGTTACTTAATTGAAGTTAGCGGATATGTTTAGGGGAGTTTGAGGTCCAAATGATGAAACACGTTCCGATGAAACTGCAGATATCCAAAACCTCATGTCAAAgtaagcttttctttttcttttcaggaaTAATAGTGATGTAAGacaaccaattttttttcttaaggttcTCTCTCGGAGATATCTCAAAACAAACATAAATAGATGACGTTTTTATGGCGGCAATATACTTGTTGTTCTCAGTTCTGTCTTTTTCGTTTAGCCCTGGAGTGATTACTACTGAAATACACAAACGTGGAGGCATGAACGAGGAAGAATATCAAAAGGTGTGTTGACCTCTCCTGAAAGCCTCATTGAACGAGGAAATGCGAGAGCTAAAACATCAACTTAAGCGTTACCAAAGGGAAGTCTGTTTAAAGCCGTTTTCAATTTTGCGTGCCCTGACATCTAAACTTTGTCTGCTGTTAAACGTATAGTTTACTGCCCAGACTCGCTAGGAAAGCAATTTCGTTGACCACTGATTTTCTTAAAGTGCGCTCCATGATCTttgtaatacagtcaaacctccataaTACGGATGCCTTTATATAACAGACATGAGTTTTCTTAGTCCTACAGATGGAATACATCTTCTGTTTTTATGATAGAGCGATTTTCccatgaccttgaaaaatggtctcggtaagtgttatttgttttatcagccaatggttgaaaagatcaaaacatggactcttcgttttcccgcaaagaaaaccctaatatggccAGTCGTGTTGTAGTGTGAcatcaaagcgaagtatcgattgatttctagaatgttctcgggcatgaagttttttcaccgagcgttcgcttaatcaatcaaaagccacgcgcgtttgaatccgttcgataaaccaatcaaatcgctgtatttccgttcgtttgttgtttctgttttgttcgcgcgttttcatttcaaggtcatatgaaAATCGCTCTATGGATGTCTCTGCAACGCAAACACTAACCCCTGTACCTGGTGTGTCCGTACTAAGAGGGTGTGACTGTATTGTAATATTTTCTAGTGGTAAAATCTTTCAaatctaatttctttttttggccaaaagtaCAATTCGAGTTAAATATTTGCAATTGTATCAAGTGTTTGGGATCTCTTTTAACCctgttccttttttcctttacttcCCGGGTTTATCAGGGGAGAGGCGGGGACTTGGAAGACTTTTATATTCTCGTCgttatattattttgtgtttCGTTCCATTTGTTGAAAAATGACATTGTTATTGAACCGTTTATTTATGCATTTAACTGATAATTATTCTGATGTCATTGTGTATTATCTGAGACACGTCATAACCTCGATTGCATATGATACGTATGAGGAGCAAATTTTGCAGTTGCAGTTTATGAATTTATAACAAGTAGCACTGTAACGCTCTTTTCTGTAAGAATTTCTAGACGCGTTTTTAAGGTCCTGAAGACCGTTTTGTAGGCCCTCTTTAGTGGCTCTTATAAACATAGAAGCGTTTTTGAAATAAACCAGGCCAAATGTCATAACACCTTTGAGTGATCCACGAACAATTTCCAATTATCTAGGATTTCGCTAAGAGTTAGCATTTTTGCTTTAGTTTCTAGAGCGATGTAAAGAAACTCACGCCTTGGGCCGGCCGGGAAATGCGGAGGAAGTTTCAAGCGTGATCGCTTTTCTGGCGTCAAGTGATGCGTCATACATGACGGGTGCCTCGCTGCCTGTAGACGGGGGAAGACACGCTATGTGCCCAAGATAACCGCATTGCTACTCATATCCAGTAGCACCCAGCAAGAATAACAAGCTTAGAATTACTGATCATTTTACTGAGTACCCTAGATAAATGTGAATTCCTTCACTAAACTCATTTTACTCTTTGCTTAAGTTGTGTATGTGATGATAAACGGAATACATCAGACGTGCAGAAATTACAATTACGGGTATGAATGAAGCAAAGCACTTTTGTGAAGGAACATTTTTGTGGCCGGCTAGAAGGTTCTTCGATAAAAGGATGAGGTTTCTTTGTTCTTTAACTGCTTTTATTCGTTACGAACTTCACTACATGCCAGCTTACAACCCTCTCTCTTAATCTCTTTATGGCACCTTCTTTTTATAGTGACCAGAAAATCCGGCTTCTTGGAGCAAAATAACGCTTGTCATTGGACCTTCCGAGGTGTTTACTGTCGcgaaattattttctttctacAATTTCGCCTTAAAGCTTAATTGGTCTGTGAATTGCATTAATTTAACACGAGGAGAGCAATTAACAGCAATTTCAAAGTATTCGCCTGCATATAAAATTTTTACAATATCAACGGCCAGGTTACAATAAGAAAATCATGAAAAGTTGTCGACCTACAGAGTGTGGCAAGTGTCGAATTCCTGATCGACGGTCACTGACTTAACGTTTTCATCAGTTTTTACATATGTAGTTAAAACTACATATATGATAGGCAAATTCtgggaaaaaattttaaatgtacATTAGTGGAAAAGACGCCTGAGAATTATAAGATTTCAAGGTCAGCTTACGTTGAGGTTAAAAATATCAAACTATGCAATATTCTTATGGGGGTAGGGTTGCCACGGAAACATATTAAATCACTTTCACACCGATTTCAAGAGAAGGTTGTCCTTTATTTGAAAACCTTTAAGTTGCTGTAAAACTAAACAAAGTAGTACAACTTTTAACGAAATCTTTGAATTACGCAACCTTTACATCCTGATAAAATATTCGTTTGACCTTAACTAACCTATGATGCAGTAAACACGAAAAAATATCCCTTTAATTTAAAACATTAATCAGATCTAagtgattttaatattttgacaaTACCTTTTTTGTAACACTCAATAAACATCGAAAGTGAAAACTCgtttcaaaaaataaacaataaccaATTCATAATTCATGTTAATAAGgataattgaactgagtggagtgcaatttgatCTGAGTAATCACACTTCTGAAAGCTAATTGGATTGTAAGGTTGacccagtgatttcaaaaactttattgaactCATGTAACATCTCCATGACACTTTTGAGATTGACTACAGAATCATTGAGATCCATTGTCATTATTCCAGTTGCTCCAAAGTGTTCTTTCTAATTCTGATTTGTGATTTCGccaaaagtaaattaaattgtGCTTTTGTTCACTCATTAGCAACGATTGTTGTTCGCTAAAAGTAATTCCAAAGCTTGGTCATCATTTTTATCTTGGTCTAAGTGGATCTTATTTATCGGCACCTGTTAGCTTCATCAATGATATCCCTCCGAAGGGTCTTCATTTCTTCCTTCCAGACTTCATAAAGATCAAACTCTCTCTTTTCTCCATTCACAAGGTCATAAAGGTTGATTCTCACCAATCCCTCATGGTAAGCAAGGGTATTTGCCCCATCAACTCGAGCTTGGTGGATTCTTTGCGACCCTTTCTTGACTGTAACCTTCCAGCTGTTTTCCCTTCTTTTAGACGGTCTAAAGATTATACGCACCTCATTTCCATCTCCTGAAAGGTACGCCCAAAGAGTATCACTCACAATCAATGCATTTTCTGAGTAATCGCCTGTTGCTTCTCGGTTTTCTGTTTCTAGTTTTTCTCCAGCGTACGTTTTGGCTTTGCCAAACACTATTTTCCATCTTTTCTGTGTAGCCTTTTTCGCAGGGACTCCAATAACAAGTTGTTTGGGCTGTGGGCTTGCATCATCGAAATTCTCCGTAAATGTGTAATCATCAAGTGGTCTTGAAGTGAAACCTAGGTATTCACTGCCCAAATTTACTGCTGGCCTATCATCGTGCTTCAGATCTAAAAGAAGTTGATGATTTCCAGTTGTCCCGAATACAATGCGTTTTGCTTCTGGAACATGAATTTTTACTGTGTACGATGCATCTGTTAAATCTCCCACACGATGTTCGTACACCAGCTTCTTTTCTGACCTCAGATAGTAGACAAGATATTGTGCCCGCCAGTCTTTAACCCAGTCCATCAATTCATCATCAATGGCGATAAAGGAATTTTTTGGTAGTTGCAGAGAGAATTCCTTACTTCCACTAGAAGGACGATCCCCTCTAAAAGAACCAAACGAGATAACAAAGTCTCCACAAAGGCCAGGAATCGGATCAGCTTTTAAATTGGTATTCAGATGATAATGAAACGGGACGCTTGGCACAGGTCGATCATCAATATACCATTCATGATTTCGACTTCCAATTCCTCTGTTAATCGAGGTATGCCCCAGTGTATAACTCAACGAACAGTCAAGGTTTTCATCATCTAAGCTTTTAATGTTGCATTTAACTTGTGGTTGGCCTTCGGGGTCAGCCAGATAAAGCCTCATCTCTTTAACATCGCCTGGTTTTGTTCGTTTGATAATAATCCTCCCAGTGAACGTATGCCTTAGACCATTATTGTCTTTCATAAAGATCACTATGGTTTGCGTTTCCTCATCGTAACCAATATCGTCAGGGGAAATCTTATAATATCCGTTACCATATTTTGTCTTCTTAACGAGGTAAATTTGCCCGAGTGTTTCTGATTCATCAATTATCGTATGAGTAAAGTCGTGCTCATTGGTCAGATAGATGACATAATTGTTTCTTCCGCCATCGTTTTCCACTACACAACTCTTGTCCTCTCCCATCGCAATTTCGTCATCCATTGGAGAccctgtaaaataaaaaataaatcagcATTTACGTGATGAGATCAGTCGATTTTCTGCTCACTGTGAAGTtatcataaaaagaaaagttgaattAGAGCAAACTGAACTTTTCATTTCAAGATATTTGCTTATTGGTATATAGAGTATCAAGTAGTTTTGGTCTTTGCATTAAAATGTGATGGATGATACATGTTTTCCGTCGCAAAGTATgttatttgattttaaaattttacttaaGCCCATGGGCCAAGGAAAAGCCGTTTTCGTACTGACAAGTTAATAAAAACCACTTAAAGACATCCTCCCCAGTAGTATCGTAAGCGAAACGAAGAGAGGAGGCCAGGAGAAGTATTCAATGGTTATTAATTGTGGAAGATAATTTCGCTCCAtctaagggaatccaagactggattctggattccaaccGTTAGTGGGAGTTCGgactccttgagctgtattccggattccagaaggaaaattttacatgattccggattccaccgGCAttaatttcccggattccggaatccgaattcccttacatgggacgAATGATTACAGGAATTTCATATGGCGCGCGATAATGGCTTTTATCTGGCTGATCATTCCTTAGCAGGTAGATGACAGTAGTACTCCGATTTCACAATCTTGCGAGAAGCTGTCAACGACGAGGACGAATTCCTGTCTTTTCCATTCGAATACATTACGACATGGATGTTAAAAACCTCCATATATTTGTCCTGTCactaaggcctggttcagacgccgtacgttttatgtgccgaacctaattgaataagttcgacttcggagcgacactggcgcgacatctgattcagacggcgcacCATGTTTTGCGCCCAAGCTAAGTTCGGCAAACGTTctacttaacgcttttgccgcaccaaactaagggtgcgttcctttgggacGATCCGGAttaggatcagtgatccgaaaATACTCGGATCATGgcagatcaaatgaaccgatgaatccactctgCACAAGGTGTcgttagggagtttaagcagcgacgtttctgagcgacgcacgtcgaccgaaagtggactttttgcactcttgagccgCGACTTTGACCACATTTTTTGGGCTAATCATCTCCATAAGATTAAGGTCACTAAGTACTACagatttggtagcgtcaaggcatttacaaatttaaaaatggcGAACTTCTGGTTGGCGTAGGTCACTGCTTAAACTCTGTGATGTCTTTGACCGCTGGAAACCCATACGATAGCCGTCTACAGATGGCATGGTTTGCTCTTTTGAGCAGTACTGAGCAAGAACTGGCGCATgtgtcattttttcttcaagcGACAGAGAGACTCTTTTTCAACTTGGCCCCAATCTTTTCCTTCTTGCCTGATAGAAGATCCCGAAGGGAAGAAGTACAGTCTTTTTAGACAGGTTTTAGATAACCTTCTGTTGATGATTGATCACTTATCAAAATGTTCTAGTCTGAGGAGGGGCCCATTGCTTTTTGTCGGTTCTTTCTCCGATCAACCTTCTTAAAGCAATTTCCAGTCATTCATTGTCTTCCTTTTgtgaacctcgatataacaaacgtctctctatataacgaagtatagtataacgaacgattttcttcgccccagtaatagtaaaaaatATGGAAGAGAACCTCGATATAAGGGAACCTCGTTATATCTAACAATTTTTGACAGTGACTTGAAGTTGGCCCTACTATCGAGGTTACACTCTTGCTCATTTacattctctttttaaaaactttctggTGCTGATTTTTAGCCAAATGGAAGTTGCTGAAAACAATTTCTGCCGAAGAAAACTAAGAAAAGTAAGAGTGTTGCGAAAtaataaaaactaattaaacaTTTGATCGTACCAACTGAGTTTTTAAGGTACATCTGTCTCCCTTGGGAGATTGAGAAGCTGTCCTTTTGAGCGCTAGCATCTTGTCGGAGCGAACATTATTAATGATGGAATAGAGAATTAGCTGTGAAGTGCAAAATCAGGTGCTAGAAATAACCATTAAAAGCCCAATGACCGCAACAATACTAGTAAAGGAATTAGGAGAACCACGGGGCAAAGAGAGAAATCTGTTTACCCCTATGGGATGAGATCTACCATTGCTTTACCTACTAAGCTGCGAGGTTTGGCATTATCAAATCCTAGGTAATTACGATGGTGCATTTTGGCGAAGAGTGGGTTCTGATGGGTTATTTCTAGCTCTTGAATTTTCACTCGAGTTATCTCTCTCTTCCGTCATTTGTTTCACAGTGCCAAACATTGATTAAGTTTAATACATACCGTGAAATACATTAACACCGGTTACGTAGCCGATTCTGTATTCGTGTAGTTGTGACCTTTCTGTTACTGGTGAGTCCTTCAATCTCAAGTAAATTTCGGAGCTTGGTACCATCCCCGTGGATCTCATATCGTACTTAATACCAACGAGAATTTTGGGCGCCCTACCAGTTCGGCCTGTTGGAAACTCAAGTCTCTTTGTGTTCATCCCTTGAAATGATAATGTATTGATTCCTGTACCAAGTGTACCCCCAAAACAGTTCTGGTGATAAGTATAGTAATTGCAAGGTACTCCTGTAACCTGGAGTAAGTCGTCCCCTGCACCTGTATCAACTCTGATTGAATGATCTGAGTACGCAAGGCCTGTCATTTCTCCAATCACAACATTATCAGGGTTTCTCTCTTCTTCATCGTTTGCTACTCGAGTGTCAATATTAACTCCACTTATCCAAAAGAGCTCGGCGACCATAGCCGTGTTAGCAACGACCGTCATTCCCTTTCCGTTGGGTTTTGTTATGTTCCCATAGAAGTCATATCCAATCGGAACTATACCTTTTGGCCTGAAAATGATATTGCCATATTCTGACTTGTCAAACATTCGGTTCTTTCCCATTGTAAGGTAGCCGTTCTCTTGACCTGGACTGATTGTAGCCTTAAACATGATATTTGGATCATCATCAACGCCGGAAATATGTTGAACTGACTTGGTACGCATCCCTTGTATCAAATTTCCCTGGTTAATTTCGTAAATGGTGTCAAAGCCAGTATTTTGCTTGAATGCGGGAGTGACTTAATGGGTGATGTTTACTTAGTTTTGAAGATACAACAGCGAACCTTCTTTGAGTTTCTGTATTGTTTCAAGATGATCTTTTACTGTGCCGTAAGGATTCACAGAATTAATCAAGTCGACGATGATTGCTGCAAGCGAAAGCAAGCATCCTATAATAGCGCCGACAGGACCTGCCACAGCAGCCAGTGTTCTTCCAGCCGTTGCCAATGCCCCCACAACGAATGCTGTCACTCCAACTGCTCCGCTGGCCACCCCCAGTGATGCACTTGCAATATTCAAAGACTTCACCTCGGGTGGAGAGTCCTCATCATTGATTGCGTTATGCAATTGCCAGCCACAAAAAGCAACATTAGCGGCATCAAAGAGAGGCCCACTTATCGTGTCGGCCCATTTTAACGCCTTTGCCCACCGTTTTGCATTTTTGAGACTTGTCACGAGATCGTGATATCGTTGGGTGTTTTTCATAAATGTAGTAACTTCGTTGTCAAAAAACTCTcctatttttctctttaatgCTTTTGCACTATCAATaatatcatcaacatcatctgCATTACCGCTGACCAATCGTTCCGCCACTACTTTGTTATACTCTTTAAATCCACTGATTGTTTGAGGGAATTTTCCCTTGTGTTTTACTAACTGATCAATCAGTCCAGACGCGATAGGGGATACTGTTGCTTGGGTTGTGTCGAACACGGCTAGCGTTGCGATAGCGATGTTGAGTGTTTCCattgctttttctttctctccttGCTCCATTTGGGAAATCGAGCCAATTACACCAGATC from Porites lutea chromosome 1, jaPorLute2.1, whole genome shotgun sequence encodes the following:
- the LOC140921327 gene encoding uncharacterized protein — protein: MFKATISPGQENGYLTMGKNRMFDKSEYGNIIFRPKGIVPIGYDFYGNITKPNGKGMTVVANTAMVAELFWISGVNIDTRVANDEEERNPDNVVIGEMTGLAYSDHSIRVDTGAGDDLLQVTGVPCNYYTYHQNCFGGTLGTGINTLSFQGMNTKRLEFPTGRTGRAPKILVGIKYDMRSTGMVPSSEIYLRLKDSPVTERSQLHEYRIGYVTGVNVFHGSPMDDEIAMGEDKSCVVENDGGRNNYVIYLTNEHDFTHTIIDESETLGQIYLVKKTKYGNGYYKISPDDIGYDEETQTIVIFMKDNNGLRHTFTGRIIIKRTKPGDVKEMRLYLADPEGQPQVKCNIKSLDDENLDCSLSYTLGHTSINRGIGSRNHEWYIDDRPVPSVPFHYHLNTNLKADPIPGLCGDFVISFGSFRGDRPSSGSKEFSLQLPKNSFIAIDDELMDWVKDWRAQYLVYYLRSEKKLVYEHRVGDLTDASYTVKIHVPEAKRIVFGTTGNHQLLLDLKHDDRPAVNLGSEYLGFTSRPLDDYTFTENFDDASPQPKQLVIGVPAKKATQKRWKIVFGKAKTYAGEKLETENREATGDYSENALIVSDTLWAYLSGDGNEVRIIFRPSKRRENSWKVTVKKGSQRIHQARVDGANTLAYHEGLVRINLYDLVNGEKREFDLYEVWKEEMKTLRRDIIDEANRCR